One Helianthus annuus cultivar XRQ/B chromosome 7, HanXRQr2.0-SUNRISE, whole genome shotgun sequence genomic region harbors:
- the LOC110880897 gene encoding DNA ligase 1-like — MLVDEPDEDEPKAEAETEAQGNVEGDQVSLTPESAKLLKAINKDLAAGDEGDDSDKSSSSSSDEEIDEIERAKRIQAEIEKEKQLKRNRREEKDDDVYIPSPEHVIESQTPPSSSGRKKQSARKKVATPRAKGLKILLKKKPVQKPSITVEEIGDFNFANNAQVKKLEKKVEEVLVENMRLADREKILEMHVKKVESENKSMLKKVEADQTEIDIMKVKIAELEEEKARKDEQNKYFELKNKELEAAKAMKEHEIYMMNKVLENMLGKSVEHRFEEIEVEEVRAKRQAEIDAEMKFKGKGAEGSEVTERSIVPSTVLESPIQNPRPISVVSAIFEEDVLLEDVINDEVDDEEDDDEEDDDEDKVDDADDVFSASSHSDDGNDDDDDQGGVGIKVTEASNE; from the exons ATGCTTGTTGATGAACCAGATGAAGATGAACCTAAAGCTGAAGCTGAAACTGAAGCACAAGGTAATGTTGAAGGAGATCAAGTTAGTTTGACTCCTGAGTCTGCAAAGTTGTTAAAAGCTATCAATAAAGATCTAGCAGCCGGTGATGAAGGTGATGATAGTGATAAAAGCTCTTCAAGTTCGTCTGATGAAGAGATTGATGAAATAGAACGTGCGAAAAGAATTCAAGCTGAAATTGAGAAAGAAAAGCAGCTTAAAAGAAATAGGAGAGAGGAGAAGGATGATGATGTGTACATTCCGTCTCCTGAACATGTGATAGAATCTCAAACACCTCCATCATCTAGTGGGAGGAAGAAACAATCAGCAAGAAAGAAAGTTGCTACTCCAAGAGCAAAGGGTTTGAAAATTTTGTTAAAGAAGAAACCAGTTCAAAAACCAA GTATTACTGTTGAAGAAATTGGAGATTTTAACTTTGCGAATAATGCACAAGtgaaaaagttagaaaagaaagtTGAAGAGGTTTTGGTTGAGAATATGAGGTTGGCAGATCGTGAAAAGATACTTGAGATGCATGTCAAGAAGGTTGAATCTGAGAATAAGTCAATGCTAAAGAAAGTCGAAGCTGATCAGACCGAGATAGATATAATGAAAGTGAAAATTGCTGAGTTAGAAGAAGAGAAAGCACGCAAAGATGAACAGAATAAATACTTTGAGTTGAAAAACAAAGAATTGGAAGCTGCCAAAGCTATGAAAGAACATGAgatttatatgatgaataaagtgCTAGAAAATATGCTTGGAAAGTCTGTAGAGCATAGGTTTGAAGAGATAGAAGTAGAAGAGGTTAGAGCGAAACGTCAAGCTGAAATTGATGCTGAAATGAAGTTTAAAGGCAAAGGTGCTGAAGGTTCTGAGGTTACAGAAAGATCAATTGTTCCATCCACTGTACTTGAATCTCCTATTCAGAATCCTCGTCCTATATCTGTTGTGTCAGCTATCTTTGAGGAAGATGTGTTACTAGAAGATGTTATTAATGATGAAGTagatgatgaagaggatgatgacgaagaggatgatgatgaagataaagTTGATGATGCAGATGATGTATTTTCTGCGAGTAGTCATAGTGACGATGgtaatgatgatgacgatgatcaAGGCGGTGTTGGTATTAAAGTCACTGAAGCGTCAAATGAATAG